The following are encoded in a window of Candidatus Coatesbacteria bacterium genomic DNA:
- the smc gene encoding chromosome segregation protein SMC, translating to MRPPPTASESPSVFLKRIYISGFKSFCDPLELDLREGMTAIVGPNGCGKTNISDAVRWALGEQSARNLRGGQMSDVIFSGSEERKPLGMAEVSLLLSNESHLLDAPFEEVLITRRLFRSGESAYLLNKKPCRLKDITGLLTDTGIGTRAYSLIEQAQVDQILSRDPRQRRGVFDEAAGIGRYKAQRAEAERKLGETVDQLLRLDERLDEIAKHLRSLKREVRKVEHHRRLGEQIHRFRALTLRFHWEGRRGRLEELDGELAELDDAILGAEADFTRLEGELTELRTRQIEARERVNAAEDRRYRSLEEVKDYEHRLSLNQDRRTQRRRRARELQREREELTEQRAALEERHATAEESLADRRREHQTAEERLAHLEAELSGLRGEFEEAERRSVELGARLMRAVESAAGRERDLAEARARRRELERELQRLDAELAALEEETAELAQTDAVDEAAKLEGRLEKLQERLDEALERQNERNREISRAATETRSKLEELTRAQTQFASLERLYDRNEGFKRAVTVVLAAADKQKLGGTLGAVAQLVRTDKRYEAAVEAALGFTAQAVVCADENAAAAAIELLKRLRAGRVRFLPLDLIRPRRPIYCAKQIQQPGLIGDVLGLVDFADEVAPAIEFALGGTLVLEDMASATALLRAWRDRVRFRRLVTLDGELVESSGAISGGGARSGSGGLLGRERELEQLRDNLATLKQQYEAARARENELRDEFSASSSALEQLREQVSQTRLELERTRETADNRRRETKRLDERRQETAAARRRADLELEALDAEPAPETDDGAEQRELRAAHDVALKERDRSSARLDALRETVAEEKLGLQRLDSDLDSVADELQRVEAALSDNERRRRDVETAEREIEEEDAAADQDLEELNSRLAELTLGKESDEQHLIELRRALNELGEELGGLTESRAAANARLGELRQRRSALELEKKGVADESNRLEDEAREHTGHELLELELPDAFDLSAAHTEIGKLEKRRNRLGEINFHARKSYEESLTRRDYLRERRDELRESDRRLRTSIKKLNAEATERFLATFNQVVVNFENTFRFLFGGGEARLKLTDDDPLEAGVEIYARPPGKGLQQLISRSGGERALTAIALLFALFEVKPSPFSILDEIDAPLDDANVDRFLRLLRRHLGGSQFLVITHNRRTMEAADTLIGVTMDEPGVSRIYGLAFSQGQLVTEEDQRRFSLRRKNE from the coding sequence ATCCGACCTCCGCCGACAGCCAGCGAGTCGCCGTCCGTGTTCCTCAAGCGCATCTACATCTCCGGCTTCAAGAGCTTCTGCGATCCCCTCGAGCTCGACCTGCGCGAGGGGATGACGGCCATCGTCGGCCCCAACGGCTGCGGCAAGACCAATATCTCCGACGCCGTTCGCTGGGCCCTGGGTGAGCAGAGCGCGCGGAATCTGCGCGGCGGCCAGATGAGCGACGTGATCTTCTCCGGTTCCGAGGAACGCAAACCCCTCGGGATGGCCGAGGTCTCCCTGCTGCTGTCCAACGAGAGCCACCTCCTCGACGCCCCCTTCGAGGAGGTTCTGATCACCCGGCGGTTGTTCCGTTCCGGCGAGTCGGCCTACCTGTTGAACAAGAAACCCTGTCGGCTCAAAGATATCACCGGCCTGCTGACCGACACGGGGATCGGCACCCGGGCCTACTCGCTGATCGAGCAGGCCCAGGTGGATCAGATCCTCTCCCGCGATCCGCGCCAGCGCCGCGGCGTTTTCGACGAGGCCGCCGGGATCGGGCGCTACAAGGCCCAGCGCGCCGAGGCTGAGCGCAAGCTCGGTGAAACCGTCGACCAGCTGCTGCGCCTCGACGAACGGCTGGACGAGATCGCCAAACATTTGCGCTCCCTCAAGCGCGAGGTGCGCAAGGTCGAGCATCACCGGCGCCTGGGCGAGCAGATCCACCGCTTCCGGGCCCTGACCCTGCGGTTCCACTGGGAGGGTCGTCGCGGTCGCCTGGAGGAGCTGGACGGCGAGCTGGCGGAACTCGACGACGCCATCCTGGGCGCGGAGGCCGACTTCACCCGGCTGGAGGGCGAGCTGACCGAGCTGCGGACGCGCCAGATCGAGGCGCGCGAGCGGGTCAACGCCGCCGAGGATCGCCGCTACCGCTCCCTGGAGGAGGTCAAGGACTACGAGCACCGGCTGAGCCTCAACCAGGACCGCCGCACTCAGCGCCGCCGTCGAGCGCGCGAGCTGCAACGGGAGCGCGAAGAGCTCACCGAGCAGCGCGCGGCCCTCGAGGAGCGACACGCCACGGCCGAGGAAAGCCTGGCGGACCGTCGGCGGGAACACCAGACCGCCGAGGAGCGGCTGGCCCATCTCGAAGCCGAGTTGAGCGGATTGCGCGGTGAGTTCGAGGAAGCGGAACGCCGCAGCGTCGAACTGGGCGCCAGGTTGATGCGCGCCGTCGAAAGCGCCGCGGGGCGGGAGCGCGATCTCGCCGAGGCGCGGGCCCGGCGGCGCGAGCTGGAGCGCGAGCTCCAGCGTTTGGACGCTGAACTCGCCGCTCTGGAGGAAGAGACCGCCGAGTTGGCCCAAACGGACGCCGTCGACGAAGCCGCCAAGCTCGAGGGCCGCCTGGAGAAGTTACAGGAGCGCCTCGACGAAGCCCTCGAGCGCCAGAATGAGCGCAACCGGGAAATCAGCCGTGCCGCCACCGAGACCCGTAGTAAGCTCGAGGAGCTGACCCGGGCCCAGACGCAGTTCGCCAGCCTGGAACGCCTCTACGACCGTAACGAGGGCTTCAAACGCGCCGTCACCGTGGTCCTGGCGGCCGCCGACAAGCAGAAGCTCGGCGGTACCCTCGGCGCCGTGGCCCAACTCGTTCGCACGGACAAACGCTACGAAGCCGCCGTCGAGGCCGCCCTGGGCTTCACCGCCCAGGCCGTGGTCTGCGCCGACGAGAACGCCGCTGCGGCGGCCATCGAGCTGCTCAAGCGCCTGCGCGCCGGCCGGGTGCGCTTCCTGCCCCTGGACCTGATCCGCCCCCGGCGGCCGATCTACTGCGCCAAGCAGATCCAGCAGCCCGGCCTGATCGGCGACGTCCTCGGCCTGGTCGACTTCGCCGACGAGGTCGCTCCGGCGATCGAGTTCGCCCTCGGCGGCACCCTGGTGCTGGAGGACATGGCGTCGGCCACGGCCCTGCTGCGCGCCTGGCGCGACCGGGTGCGCTTCCGGCGTCTGGTGACCCTGGACGGCGAGCTGGTCGAATCCTCCGGAGCGATCTCCGGCGGCGGCGCCCGCTCCGGCTCCGGCGGCCTGCTGGGCCGGGAACGAGAACTGGAACAACTGCGCGACAACCTGGCGACGTTGAAGCAACAGTACGAGGCGGCCAGGGCCCGCGAAAACGAGCTGCGTGACGAGTTTTCGGCCTCCTCCAGCGCCCTGGAGCAGTTGCGGGAGCAGGTCTCGCAAACCCGACTGGAACTGGAGCGAACCCGGGAAACCGCCGATAACCGCCGGCGCGAAACGAAGCGTTTGGACGAGCGCCGCCAGGAAACAGCCGCCGCCCGACGCCGCGCCGACCTCGAGCTTGAAGCTCTCGACGCCGAACCGGCCCCCGAGACCGACGACGGTGCCGAACAACGCGAGCTGCGCGCGGCACACGACGTAGCGCTCAAGGAGCGCGATCGCTCCAGCGCCCGCCTGGACGCCCTGCGCGAGACCGTCGCCGAGGAGAAGCTGGGACTGCAGCGGCTGGATTCCGACCTGGACTCCGTCGCCGACGAACTGCAACGCGTCGAAGCCGCCCTGAGCGATAACGAGCGACGTCGCCGGGACGTAGAAACCGCCGAACGGGAAATCGAAGAGGAGGACGCCGCAGCCGATCAGGACCTCGAGGAACTCAACAGCCGCCTGGCCGAGCTGACCCTGGGCAAGGAATCCGACGAGCAGCACCTCATCGAGCTGCGCCGCGCCCTCAACGAACTGGGCGAAGAACTCGGCGGACTGACCGAGAGCCGCGCCGCGGCCAACGCCCGCCTGGGCGAGCTGCGCCAGCGCCGTTCCGCCCTCGAGCTGGAAAAGAAGGGCGTCGCCGACGAGAGCAATCGGCTAGAAGATGAAGCTCGCGAACACACCGGGCACGAGCTGCTCGAGCTCGAACTGCCCGACGCCTTCGACCTCAGCGCCGCCCACACCGAGATCGGCAAGCTGGAGAAGCGGCGCAACCGCCTGGGCGAGATCAACTTCCACGCCCGCAAAAGCTACGAGGAAAGCCTGACCCGGCGCGACTACCTGCGCGAGCGGCGCGACGAGCTGCGCGAAAGCGACCGCCGCCTGCGGACCTCGATCAAAAAGCTGAACGCCGAGGCCACCGAACGCTTCCTGGCCACCTTCAACCAGGTGGTCGTCAACTTCGAGAACACCTTCCGCTTCCTCTTCGGTGGCGGCGAAGCCCGACTCAAGCTGACCGACGACGACCCCCTCGAAGCCGGTGTCGAGATCTACGCCCGACCGCCGGGCAAGGGCCTCCAGCAACTCATCTCCCGCTCCGGCGGCGAGCGCGCCCTGACCGCCATCGCCCTGCTGTTCGCCCTCTTCGAGGTCAAGCCCAGCCCGTTCAGCATCCTCGACGAGATCGACGCCCCCCTCGACGACGCCAACGTCGACCGCTTCCTGCGCCTGCTGCGCCGCCACCTCGGCGGCAGCCAGTTCCTGGTCATCACCCACAACCGCCGCACCATGGAGGCCGCCGACACCCTGATCGGCGTGACCATGGACGAGCCCGGCGTCAGCCGGATCTACGGCCTGGCCTTCAGTCAGGGCCAATTGGTCACCGAGGAGGATCAGCGCCGCTTCTCCCTGCGCCGCAAGAACGAGTAA
- a CDS encoding T9SS type A sorting domain-containing protein, translated as MKRTLKKRALQTGILLIVFLVGAAGAGFAIPLDPAYPGAWYEDPLAAEMEAKATNALKAAGDVEPPAVGFDQVHLDLDLELSYYGPNDGYLEGTAAWTMESTTAGLDEIELQLDELTVSAVSGDATSFDHVGNTLTIYLDGAYDDGEQFSVSIDYAGEPTAGMYFDDANGGLIHTFTEPYDSSHWFPCYDMPDDRFTCDQHYTVRDDWLAASNGDELPTVVDNGDGTKTFSWELTYEVPTYLVAMAASDYAFFTDYFDLGSGDQPVHNWVYRDHQAAAEEDLGITPEMVEQVSTWFTDYKYPRYGHMITEIGGAMEHTTTTSLSSSCITGAHDYDWIVVHELGHQWFGDWITCETWEDIWLNEGFASYTEALWAEHLDGQPGLESYMQYFKNRYFYEDGYRRYPVYDPDYLFGTTVYKKGAWVLHMLRHLGDDATFFAMLQEYVDAYPKGTVLTAEFIDTADDYYGGDGALDQFFWQWVYMAGYPEYEMLTWTEAAGGQTIVHVELEQVQSTADDTPEVFVTPIDLKIVTTAGEYEVVFNNDQRVDARHYYVDGELIRVEFDPDGWLLYKMNYSDAPLVSLDAAAGEDGLLCSWSIEGAAVAVDLYRLTELGSTKLNGNDLPTTGSFLDRPERAGSYAYRLEVVDADGERYTFSTGELDWIRSGAPLELAAPWPSPARDEVNLSFTLPTAGPVELAVYDLAGRRVATPLRGDYAAGRHQVSWSAGGLSGGVYLLRLETVDGAVTNRMVKTER; from the coding sequence ATGAAAAGAACCCTGAAGAAGCGAGCCTTGCAGACCGGCATCCTGCTAATCGTCTTTCTCGTCGGCGCGGCCGGCGCCGGTTTCGCAATCCCTCTCGATCCGGCCTATCCGGGAGCTTGGTACGAGGATCCTCTGGCCGCCGAGATGGAGGCCAAGGCGACCAACGCTCTAAAGGCCGCCGGCGACGTCGAACCGCCCGCCGTCGGCTTCGATCAGGTCCATTTGGATCTCGACCTCGAGCTGAGCTATTACGGGCCCAACGACGGCTACCTCGAGGGCACGGCCGCCTGGACCATGGAAAGCACCACGGCGGGTCTGGACGAAATCGAGTTACAGCTCGACGAGCTGACGGTCAGCGCGGTCTCCGGTGACGCAACCTCCTTCGACCATGTCGGCAACACCCTGACCATCTACCTCGACGGTGCCTACGACGATGGTGAGCAGTTCAGCGTCTCGATCGACTACGCCGGCGAGCCCACCGCCGGGATGTACTTCGACGACGCCAACGGCGGCCTGATCCACACCTTCACCGAGCCCTACGATTCCAGCCACTGGTTCCCCTGTTACGACATGCCCGACGACCGCTTCACCTGCGACCAGCACTACACGGTGCGCGATGACTGGCTGGCGGCCTCCAACGGCGACGAGCTGCCCACGGTCGTCGATAACGGCGACGGCACCAAGACCTTCAGCTGGGAGCTGACCTACGAGGTTCCGACCTACCTGGTGGCCATGGCGGCCTCGGACTACGCCTTCTTCACCGATTACTTCGACCTGGGCTCCGGCGACCAGCCAGTCCATAATTGGGTCTACCGGGATCACCAGGCCGCGGCCGAGGAGGACCTGGGGATCACCCCGGAGATGGTCGAGCAGGTCTCCACCTGGTTCACCGATTACAAGTATCCGCGCTACGGTCACATGATCACCGAGATCGGCGGGGCGATGGAGCATACGACGACGACGTCGCTGAGCTCCAGCTGTATCACGGGCGCCCACGACTACGACTGGATCGTCGTCCACGAGCTGGGCCATCAGTGGTTCGGCGACTGGATCACCTGCGAGACCTGGGAGGATATCTGGCTCAACGAAGGCTTCGCCTCCTACACCGAGGCTTTGTGGGCCGAGCACCTCGACGGCCAGCCCGGCCTGGAAAGCTACATGCAGTACTTCAAAAACCGCTACTTCTATGAGGACGGCTACCGGCGCTATCCCGTCTACGATCCCGATTATCTCTTCGGCACCACGGTCTACAAGAAGGGCGCCTGGGTACTGCACATGCTGCGCCACCTGGGCGACGACGCCACCTTCTTCGCCATGCTGCAGGAGTACGTCGACGCCTACCCCAAAGGTACGGTGCTGACAGCGGAGTTCATCGACACCGCCGACGATTACTACGGCGGCGACGGCGCCCTGGATCAGTTCTTCTGGCAGTGGGTCTACATGGCCGGCTACCCGGAATACGAGATGCTGACCTGGACCGAAGCCGCCGGGGGGCAGACGATCGTCCACGTCGAGCTGGAGCAGGTCCAGTCCACCGCCGACGACACCCCGGAGGTCTTCGTCACCCCCATCGACCTGAAGATCGTCACCACGGCGGGGGAGTACGAGGTGGTCTTCAATAACGACCAGCGCGTCGACGCCCGGCATTATTACGTCGACGGCGAGCTGATCCGGGTGGAGTTCGATCCCGACGGCTGGCTGCTGTACAAGATGAACTACAGCGACGCCCCGCTGGTCAGCCTGGACGCCGCGGCCGGAGAGGACGGCCTGTTGTGCAGTTGGAGCATCGAGGGCGCCGCCGTCGCCGTCGATCTCTACCGCCTGACGGAGCTGGGTTCGACCAAACTCAACGGGAACGACCTGCCGACGACGGGTTCCTTCCTCGATCGACCCGAGCGGGCCGGCAGCTACGCCTACCGTCTCGAGGTCGTCGACGCCGACGGCGAGCGCTACACCTTCTCCACCGGCGAGCTGGACTGGATCCGCTCCGGCGCGCCCCTGGAGTTGGCCGCCCCCTGGCCCAGTCCGGCCCGGGACGAGGTCAACCTGTCGTTCACCCTGCCGACGGCCGGTCCCGTCGAGCTGGCCGTCTACGACCTGGCCGGCCGCCGGGTGGCCACCCCCCTGCGCGGCGACTACGCCGCCGGCCGCCACCAGGTCAGTTGGTCGGCCGGCGGACTGAGCGGCGGCGTCTACCTGCTGCGACTGGAAACCGTCGACGGCGCCGTAACGAACCGGATGGTCAAGACCGAGCGCTGA